From a single Centropristis striata isolate RG_2023a ecotype Rhode Island chromosome 14, C.striata_1.0, whole genome shotgun sequence genomic region:
- the hoxa1a gene encoding homeobox protein Hox-A1a, with protein MSSFLDYSVMSGEGGSCSVRAFHSDHGITTFQSCAVTVNNCGTDDRFVGSRASPDGIPHQSGSYQSTANSLGLTYGAHPACSSSYGPQSFCATYNHYALNQEVDSTAGFPQCGPLMYSGNISSSMVSQHRQGYSAAPLGQLQYAHAAYGGGHEQAAPFPGCSNPLSPLHAAHLEACCSPLSEGASSAQTFDWMKVKRNPPKTGRSGEYGYGGQPNTVRTNFTTKQLTELEKEFHFNKYLTRARRVEIAAALQLNETQVKIWFQNRRMKQKKREKEGLLPAKAPSSHPGESSQEKMDDAESEKSISAPSTPSPISSTVSDPYSSN; from the exons ATGAGCAGCTTCTTAGACTACTCGGTGATGAGCGGTGAAGGTGGCTCGTGCTCTGTTAGGGCTTTTCACTCGGACCACGGGATTACAACTTTCCAGTCCTGCGCGGTTACTGTCAACAACTGCGGGACAGATGACCGCTTCGTGGGGAGCAGGGCATCCCCTGACGGGATCCCGCACCAGTCGGGGTCATACCAGTCTACTGCGAACTCTCTGGGTCTCACCTATGGGGCCCATCCGGCCTGCAGCTCCAGCTATGGACCACAAAGTTTCTGTGCTACGTATAACCATTACGCGCTCAACCAGGAAGTGGACTCCACAGCGGGATTCCCTCAGTGCGGCCCACTGATGTACTCGGGTAACATTTCCTCCTCCATGGTGTCTCAGCATCGCCAAGGTTACAGTGCCGCCCCACTGGGTCAACTGCAGTATGCCCACGCTGCCTATGGCGGCGGGCACGAGCAAGCTGCCCCTTTTCCTGGGTGCTCAAACCCGCTGTCACCACTGCACGCAGCTCACCTGGAGGCTTGctgttcacctctgtctgaGGGCGCATCTTCTGCACAAACCTTCGACTGGATGAAAGTCAAAAGGAACCCTCCGAAAACAG GCAGGTCTGGGGAGTACGGTTATGGGGGTCAGCCGAACACGGTCCGGACCAACTTCACCACCAAGCAGCTGACGGAGCTGGAAAAGGAGTTCCACTTCAACAAGTACCTGACCCGTGCTCGGCGCGTTGAGATCGCGGCAGCGCTGCAGCTGAATGAGACTCAGGTGAAAATCTGGTTCCAGAACCGGAGGATGAagcagaagaagagggagaaagaaggGCTGCTGCCAGCCAAAGCTCCATCCTCACACCCGGGAGAGAGCAGTCAAGAGAAAATGGACGATGCAGAATCTGAGAAGTCAATCTCAGCTCCCTCTACTCCTTCTCCCATATCCTCCACGGTGTCTGATCCTTACTCCTCCAACTAA